The genomic window ATCTGATGAACAGAAAGATCCTGAAACTAGACCAAATAGACTACTTTATACTAGACGAAGCTGATGAGATGCTAAACATGGGGTTCCTAGAAGATATAGAATTGATTCTTCAGAATACCAACAAAAATAAGAGAATGCTGTTTTTCTCTGCAACTATGCCTAAAGAGATTCTGAGAATTGCTCAGAGATACATGGGAGATCATGAAATACTTGCAGTAAAGAAAACGGAACTTACTACAAACCTTACGGATCAAATCTATTTTGAAGTTAAAGAAAAAGATAAGTTTGAAGCTTTATGCAGAATCATAGACTTAGAACTTGATTTTTACGGAATAGTTTTTTGTAGAACAAAAAATGACGTTAACGTTCTTGTGGGTAAACTGCAAGACAGGGGATATGACGCAGAGGGACTTCACGGAGATATCTCTCAAAATCACAGAGAGGTAACTCTTAAAAGATTCAAGGACAAAAAAATAAACATTCTAATAGCTACAGACGTAGCTGCTAGAGGAATAGACGTAAATGACCTGAGCCATGTAATAAACTATGCTATACCACAAGATCCTGAAAGCTATGTTCACAGAATCGGAAGAACAGGACGTGCTGGAAAAGAAGGAACAGCAATTACATTTATCACTCCATCTGAATACAGAAAAATACTTCAGATACAAAAAGTTGTAAATACAGAGATAAGAAAAGAAAAAGTTCCTGGAGTAAAAGAAGTAATTCAGGCTAAGAAAAACAGAATGCGTGAAGAGCTTAATGAAATTCTTGATGAAAGAAAATACGAAGGATTCCAAGAGATGGCCGAAGAGCTACTTGAAGGGGAAAGTCCTGTAGACGTAATTGCAGCTCTTTTAACACACTCTTACCAAGATTTGTTAGACGAAGGTAATTACAGAGAGATAGATAATGTACAGGTTGACAAGACTGGTAAATCTAGATTGTTTATAGCTCTTGGGAAAAAAGACAATATAACAGCTAAAAAGATCGTTGATATGATCAAAAAGAAAACAACGATTTCTGAACAGAAAATAAAGAAAGTAGAAGTTTACGAAAACTTTTCATTTATGACTGTTCCTTTTATGGAAGCTGAAGAGATCCTTGAAACTTTCAAAAAAGAGAGAAAAGGAAGAAAACCGCTAGTTGAAAAAGCAAAAGTAAGAAAATAAGCAGATGAAGGGAGTAGAGATACTCCCTTTACTGTATAAAGGAGTTTTCATGAAAAAACTATGGTTAAACTGGGTAGTATTTACTTTCCTCAGTGTGATTGTTTTTTTATTTTGGGGGATAAATTTTAATAAAAAAAATTATAATCAAATTTTAGAGATTGATAAAAAGCTTCCGCTGAAAAAATCCCTTGAGGCCCTTCCAATATCAGAAAACATTTTGTTCAAAATATATGTCAAGATAAGAAAAGGCGGAAGGGATATAAAAGCTGGGTATTATGAACTTAGTGGAGATTATAGTATAAAGGATATAATAGACCTTTTAGAAAATGGGGAATATAAAATGGTTAAGTTTACAATACCAGAGGGATATTCACATGAAGAGATTGTAAGCTCCTTGGAAAAAAATAAACTTATAGACAGGGAAAATTTAAAAAAAGTTTTAAGAGAAAAAGATTTTTATTACCCTACACCAGATGGTAATTTTGAAGGTTATTTTTACCCTGAGACCTATTTCATTCCTGAGGGGTCTAGTGAAAGTGATATAGTCGATATTTTCTTGGGAGAGTTTTTAAAAAAATTCCCCAAAGAGAGATATACAAATAAGGAAGAGTTTTATAAAATGCTTATTCTTGCTTCTATAATAGAGAGAGAAGCTCAGGTGGGAGATGAAAAGAGACTGATATCTTCCGTTTTTCATAACAGGCTTAAGATAGGTATGAACCTTGCTTCAGATGCTACAGTGAATTATCTCTATGATTATTCTAAGAGAAAGATGTACTACAAGGACTTAGAGATAGATTCACCTTATAACACTTATAAGTACAAGGGTCTGCCGCCGGCTCCTATATGCAACCCTGATTATCTATCTATAGAGGCTGCATTCAACCCCTTTGATACAGAATATCTGTTTTTTGTGGCAATAGGAGACGGAAGCCATTATTTCAGCAGAACCTATGAAGAACATATGAAATTTCAAAAAGATAAAGAGAAGAAGAGGTAATTTATGAATAAAATACTTTTGGTTGGTATAAATAGCCAATATGTACATACTAATTTGGCTGTTAGATACATAAAAAATTATGTTGAAAATTACAGTTCTATGAAATTAGATATTTATGAGAGCAGTATAAACAATCAACTCTCTGCCATTTTAATGGATATTTTTGAAAAAAATCCAGAAAAGGTAATATTTTCAACTTACATATGGAATAAAGAGTATGTCTTCAAGCTGGTAAAAGAAATAAAAAAGATTATGCCGAGCATATCTATAATATTAGGTGGACCAGAGGTTAGCTACCAGACGGCTGAGATAATGAATGAAAACCCAGAGATAGATTTTATAATCTCAGGGGAAGGGGAAAGAACTACCCTCAAGTTTCTCAGTAATGGTATAGAGGGTACAAAGGGTGTCTTTTATAGAAAGGATGGCCAGATAAAATTTAACGGTTACCAACTTCCCATTGAGAATTTGGATGAAATACCTTTCCCATATTCAGTTGAAGAGCTTAAAAATTCTAAAAACAAAATATTATATTATGAATCTTCAAGAGGATGCCCCTTTGAGTGCTCCTACTGTATGTCATCTATAGATAAAAGTGTACGTTACTTTTCTTTAGATAGGGTAAAAGAGGATTTAAAAAGGTTTCTTCAGGAGGGGATCACCCTCATAAAATTTGTTGATAGAACTTTCAACATAGATAAAAGAAGATATATGGATTTATGGAACTTTCTTTTGGAAAATTACAGGAAAGATATAACTTTTCATTTTGAAATAAGTGGAGATCTATTCGATGAAGAGACGATCTCTTTTTTGGAAAAAATCCCAAAAGATTTTTTCCAGTTTGAGATAGGGGTACAAACAATAAATGAAAAAACTATGAAGGCTATAAAAAGAGAAAACAATCTGACAAAACTTAGAAACAATGTTTTGAAAATAAAAGACAATATACACCTTCATCTAGATCTGATAGCTGGGTTGCCATATGAAGATTACAATACATTCAAAGATTCCTTTGACTATGTGTACGGACTTAAGCCTGAAATGATTCAATTAGGTTTTTTGAAGATACTTAAAGGTACGCTTATATTTGGACAGGTGGAAACTTATTCGTATAAATTTTTGGATTTTCCACCATATGAGGTTCTTTCTAATGAGTTTATAAGTTACGAGGAAATAGCTGAACTGAAAAAAATAGAAACGGTTTTGGACTACTATTACAATTCAGAAAATTATCCTAAAAGTATAGAATATATTTTGAAAAAGAACTATGAGAGAGCTTTTGATTTTTATGAAGACATAGCCAGATATTATGACAGTTGTGGATACTTTAAAGTTTCTCACAAACAGGTTTCGATTTTTAATCACCTGTATGAATTTTACCTTTATAAGAGTTTTTCAGACATAAAAATATTTACAGAATATCTGAAATATGACTATTTAACCCTTGGAAAGCCAGGAAACTACCCATACTGGATAAAATCATCAAAAGACAAGGAAAAATATAATGATATATTAAAGGGGATGGATTTTAAATCAATTCGTGAAGGACATAATCGGACAGAGTATGAGAAATTTGAATATAATGTAATCTCTGACATGGATGGAGAGGTTGAGATACTTTTTATTTATAATGGAAAAGAGACGAAAATTCGGGAGTATTAATTATGAGAAAAATAATTATATTGACTGTAATTATATTGTTAAAAAGTCTAAGTTTTTCTTTTGGAAGCTTTATTCAGGAGGATCTTAGGGTAGCTCTCAATAAATTTTGCGGGGAAAAAATTTTTTTCAAGGCTCAAAAGGGCTCCCTTTTTGTAGAGATTGGCGATGGATTAGATAAGGTGATTGTTGAGGTGCCTCATGGACAGGTAAAAACTGTGACAATAAAAAACGATAGGCTTTTTTTTGAAGAAAAATGTTCTGATGTTATAAGGGTCTATCAGGGAAATTTTGACTCTGTTTTTTCTTTAAGTAGAGATGGGAATAAATTTAACTCATATAGGGGAGATCTGGAATTTATACCCTATAAAAATAAAATAATGCCTGTAAATAGTGTACAATCCGAAGAATATCTCTATTCGGTCGTACCCTCTGAAATAGGGGGTTATTTCCCAGAGGAGGCTATAAAAGCACAGATTTTAGCAGCCAGAACATACCTTTATCACAATATTCAAAATTATAAATATAAAGAGTTTGACCTCATGGATAACGTCAACTCTCAGATGTATCTTGGTAAGGTAAGAGAGAATACTAAGATAAATAAACTGGTAGACAGTACTGTAGGAGAGATAATAGTCTTTAACGGTGAACCAATAAATGCATTGTATCACTCTACTAGCGGTGGGATCACAGCTAACAATGAAGATGTGTGGGGCGGAGAACCTGTAGCATACCTGAGAAGTAGAGACGATAGTAATAACGAGGAAAAGTCCCCTAGAAAAAACTGGATCACCTCCATAACAAAAACTGAACTTTATGAAAATACAGGTTTTTTTGTAGAAAAAATAGAAATTCTTTCTATAAATAACAGAAGAGTAATAAGTTTAGAGCTTATAGGTGAAGATAAGAAAACTGTTAGTGGCAATGAGTTTAGAAGAATGGTGGGTTATAATAAAATATATAGTACACAGTTTGAGATAGAGGATGATGGAGAAAAATTTGTCTTTTCAGGAAAGGGTTCTGGACACGGAGTCGGTATGAGCCAGTACGGAGCTTATGGTCTCGCTGCAAAGGGCAAAAAATATAGAGAAATAATATTTTACTATTACACTGGAGTAGAAATAAAAACGTTGAAAAATGGTTGAAATATGTTATAATTATTTTAAAATCTAAATTGCGGGGAAAAAGATGGAAGTTGTCAAAAGAGTCCGAGAATTTATGCTTAGAAATGATCTTATGGGATACGGCGAGAGAATTCTGATAGGATTTTCAGGAGGTCCGGACTCTGTTTTCCTTTTTGAAGTATTGATGGCCATAAAAGAGGAATTCAAGATAGAAATTGCCCTGGCTCATATCAACCACCTTTTGAGGGGAAAAGAGTCGGACGGTGATGAGGAATTCTGTAAGAGATTGGCTGAAAAACACGGGATTCAATGCTATGTCAAAAGAGCAGACATAAAAAAATATGCAAAAGAGCACGGAGTTGGAGACGAAGAAGCCGGAAGAGCCATGCGATATGATTTTTTTTATAAAATCTCAAAAGAGTGGCGAGCGGATAAGGTTGCACTTGCTCATAATAAAGATGACCAGATAGAGACTTTTCTTTTTAGACTGATGCGTGGGACCTCTCTCGAGGGTCTAGAGGGGATTCCTATAAGAAGAGATATATTTATAAGGCCTCTATCTGAAGTATACAAAAAGGAGATTTTGGAATATCTAGAGGGAAATAAAATAGAGTACAGAATTGATTCTAGTAATCTTGAAAATGTCTATACCAGAAACAGCATACGTCTCGACCTCATACCTATGATAGAGAGTAAGTACAATATTAATTTTAAGGAGAGGGTATTTTTACTTATAGGGGAGATAAAAGAGGCCAATAAAATTTTGAAAATAAATCTTTCAGACTATATAGAGGATGAAAAGTTAGATTTAATGAAACTTGAAAAACTTCAGGAATATCAAAAAAGAAAAGTAATCAATGATTTTTTAAAAATATACAAAATAGAAATTAGCAGAGAAAAATTAGAAAATATAATGGATATACTAGAAAAAGGTGGAAGCAAAAGGCTCTCCCTTGGTAAAAATATCGAGCTTAAAAAGGAATATGATAAAATTTCGGTAAATCCAAGGGAAACTGGTTCAAATAATGTAAATGTAGAAAAAGTGTTCTTGAAAATACCAGGAGAAGTCAAATACGGAAACTATAAAATAAAGGCCTTTAGGGATGTAAACAAAAGTATAGGTAAAAATGAATTTTGTACAAAACTTCAAGAAGGCTCTGAATTATTGATCAGAAGCAGAAAGTCTGGGGACAGAATGCAGCCTGTAGGAATGAATTCATTAAAAAAAATAAAGGATATTTTTATTAATGATAAAATCCCAAAAGAAACAAGAGAAGCTATTCCAATTTTAGTTTTGAAAGATGAAATAGTATGGATAGCCTCTGTAAGAGGTAGTGAAAAATTTAAATCAGAAAAAACAGCGAAAACAGTTGTAAAATTATCTGTAGAGGAGGACAACTTTAGTGAGTGAGAACAGAAATCAAGGTGATGATATGGAGAAAAAGAATGGTTTTGAAGAAAACCAAGACAATTTAGACAATGAAAAAAAGCAAGATGGGGAAAAAGATAAGCAGGAAAATCAAGAGGACGATGGTGTCTACAATGAGCTAGAAGAGAGAAAAAAAGAGCTCAAAGCCAAGCTAAAATATGGGATGAGAGGTAGAGGAAACCGTGAAACCGAGGACAATCAAAATCCCGATGGTGGTAATGGAAAAAATCCAAAACCAGGTAAGTTCAACTTTAAGAGCATAGTTATGCTTTTATTCATAGTGACGATCTTCATGTCAATACCTTCACTGATGACAGATACATCCCAAACAGGGAGCGAAGAAGTTAGTTATACAGAGTTTTTAGATTTATCTAGAAATGGGGCCTTCAAATCTGTACAAGAGAAAGAGGGTTATGTATATGCTGTGAAAAAAGACAGCGACGAAAAGGTTAATGCAAGAATGATATCCGACAGACTTGTTCAGGATGAAAATCTTGTAAGAGCTCTTGAAGACGGTGCAGCAAATGTAAAATCAGTTGAACCTGAAGGAGTCCCTTTCCTTGTAAATGTGTTCATATCTTGGTTCCCTATGCTTCTTCTTATAGGTATATGGATATTTATGCTGAATAAGATGAATAAGGGCAGCGGAGGAGGACCTCAGATATTCAACATGGGGAAATCTAGAGCAAAAGAGAATGGAGAACAGATATCAAATGTTACGTTTAAAGACGTGGCGGGTATAGAGGAGGCTAAGGTCGAATTAGA from uncultured Ilyobacter sp. includes these protein-coding regions:
- a CDS encoding DEAD/DEAH box helicase, translated to MEKLKEFKALGLSEKTLIPLLEKGFEKPSPIQALTIPVLLNGNKDIIGQAQTGTGKTAAFSLPILEKIEKSTGSIQAIVLAPTRELAVQVAEEMNSLSHGRNLRIAPVYGGQSIEFQIKQLRRGIDVVVGTPGRVIDLMNRKILKLDQIDYFILDEADEMLNMGFLEDIELILQNTNKNKRMLFFSATMPKEILRIAQRYMGDHEILAVKKTELTTNLTDQIYFEVKEKDKFEALCRIIDLELDFYGIVFCRTKNDVNVLVGKLQDRGYDAEGLHGDISQNHREVTLKRFKDKKINILIATDVAARGIDVNDLSHVINYAIPQDPESYVHRIGRTGRAGKEGTAITFITPSEYRKILQIQKVVNTEIRKEKVPGVKEVIQAKKNRMREELNEILDERKYEGFQEMAEELLEGESPVDVIAALLTHSYQDLLDEGNYREIDNVQVDKTGKSRLFIALGKKDNITAKKIVDMIKKKTTISEQKIKKVEVYENFSFMTVPFMEAEEILETFKKERKGRKPLVEKAKVRK
- the mltG gene encoding endolytic transglycosylase MltG, whose protein sequence is MKKLWLNWVVFTFLSVIVFLFWGINFNKKNYNQILEIDKKLPLKKSLEALPISENILFKIYVKIRKGGRDIKAGYYELSGDYSIKDIIDLLENGEYKMVKFTIPEGYSHEEIVSSLEKNKLIDRENLKKVLREKDFYYPTPDGNFEGYFYPETYFIPEGSSESDIVDIFLGEFLKKFPKERYTNKEEFYKMLILASIIEREAQVGDEKRLISSVFHNRLKIGMNLASDATVNYLYDYSKRKMYYKDLEIDSPYNTYKYKGLPPAPICNPDYLSIEAAFNPFDTEYLFFVAIGDGSHYFSRTYEEHMKFQKDKEKKR
- a CDS encoding B12-binding domain-containing radical SAM protein, producing the protein MNKILLVGINSQYVHTNLAVRYIKNYVENYSSMKLDIYESSINNQLSAILMDIFEKNPEKVIFSTYIWNKEYVFKLVKEIKKIMPSISIILGGPEVSYQTAEIMNENPEIDFIISGEGERTTLKFLSNGIEGTKGVFYRKDGQIKFNGYQLPIENLDEIPFPYSVEELKNSKNKILYYESSRGCPFECSYCMSSIDKSVRYFSLDRVKEDLKRFLQEGITLIKFVDRTFNIDKRRYMDLWNFLLENYRKDITFHFEISGDLFDEETISFLEKIPKDFFQFEIGVQTINEKTMKAIKRENNLTKLRNNVLKIKDNIHLHLDLIAGLPYEDYNTFKDSFDYVYGLKPEMIQLGFLKILKGTLIFGQVETYSYKFLDFPPYEVLSNEFISYEEIAELKKIETVLDYYYNSENYPKSIEYILKKNYERAFDFYEDIARYYDSCGYFKVSHKQVSIFNHLYEFYLYKSFSDIKIFTEYLKYDYLTLGKPGNYPYWIKSSKDKEKYNDILKGMDFKSIREGHNRTEYEKFEYNVISDMDGEVEILFIYNGKETKIREY
- a CDS encoding SpoIID/LytB domain-containing protein, with the translated sequence MRKIIILTVIILLKSLSFSFGSFIQEDLRVALNKFCGEKIFFKAQKGSLFVEIGDGLDKVIVEVPHGQVKTVTIKNDRLFFEEKCSDVIRVYQGNFDSVFSLSRDGNKFNSYRGDLEFIPYKNKIMPVNSVQSEEYLYSVVPSEIGGYFPEEAIKAQILAARTYLYHNIQNYKYKEFDLMDNVNSQMYLGKVRENTKINKLVDSTVGEIIVFNGEPINALYHSTSGGITANNEDVWGGEPVAYLRSRDDSNNEEKSPRKNWITSITKTELYENTGFFVEKIEILSINNRRVISLELIGEDKKTVSGNEFRRMVGYNKIYSTQFEIEDDGEKFVFSGKGSGHGVGMSQYGAYGLAAKGKKYREIIFYYYTGVEIKTLKNG
- the tilS gene encoding tRNA lysidine(34) synthetase TilS, producing MEVVKRVREFMLRNDLMGYGERILIGFSGGPDSVFLFEVLMAIKEEFKIEIALAHINHLLRGKESDGDEEFCKRLAEKHGIQCYVKRADIKKYAKEHGVGDEEAGRAMRYDFFYKISKEWRADKVALAHNKDDQIETFLFRLMRGTSLEGLEGIPIRRDIFIRPLSEVYKKEILEYLEGNKIEYRIDSSNLENVYTRNSIRLDLIPMIESKYNINFKERVFLLIGEIKEANKILKINLSDYIEDEKLDLMKLEKLQEYQKRKVINDFLKIYKIEISREKLENIMDILEKGGSKRLSLGKNIELKKEYDKISVNPRETGSNNVNVEKVFLKIPGEVKYGNYKIKAFRDVNKSIGKNEFCTKLQEGSELLIRSRKSGDRMQPVGMNSLKKIKDIFINDKIPKETREAIPILVLKDEIVWIASVRGSEKFKSEKTAKTVVKLSVEEDNFSE